The region GGCTTAAGAGAGAAATAAATGTAAACCATGaattagattttcaaaatgcatGGAACATTCATGTTATTGCCAACATTGTAAAGTGTTGTTGGTGATGTGTTTGCATTCACACAAACCACTAATTAAGCAATGCGATATTGATCAAGAACTTCACCATTTCTCTTTCCTGTGCTGATTCTGTACTCCCTTAAATCTTCATACTTAAATGGTCGATAACGTCGACCATTGTGAACTTCCACCAACTTTGTTGGGGCCTCAACATTACCATCCCTTGGCGCTAACATAAATGCACCAAACGAATAACGAGTACCTGTTTCCTTGCATATTACACGATGCCTAACATTCCAAAATTTTCCATTGCTCCAAACCTGAAAGAAAGGTATTCATAGTGCTCAAATATTAACTAAGGTTCAATGTCATTCAAAAAACAAACAAAGTTAACATCTATGCTTACATGTCCAACATCTCCAATAATGCAAAGGAAAGACCCTGATTTGGGAGGCACTGCTTTAAATAAGCCAGAATCATCCAACAACTCAAGACCAGTAACAGTTTCATCATCTTGAAGTAGAGTGATAAATCCTGTATCTGAGTGCAACTGTGCTCCCATTTGACCTATATTTTCTGGGGCGAAACTGTATTTAATAGATCTTAAAATGAATGGCCAGTCCTTGAAATCAACACCAACTACACCTAAACACTTGGCCATCTTTTGTGATATAGTTGATGCCAGGTCATGAATTGCTTGGGAATATGTCTTTACTATTTGCCTGTGTTGCAAACAAATCTAccttatttaaattgaaataatgcAAATCTCAGTGCTATGATGATatttctacaaaaaaaataaaataaaaataggttTTATATATAGCTCTCATTAATAACAATTTGTTATCACAGTTATTCACATatagtaaacaaaataaaaaaagtattaacttATATATCCGAGAAACAAAGAGAACCATAATTATACAACCAATATAACCAAGGAAATGTTTCCCAAAAGAAAGGTATTTTAACGGGTATCCGGAAAAAATGTGATCAATGTAAACATTTAAGATTTGAGATTGGAGATTCTCAACGTGACCTTAAATATGAGTACGGATAGAAAaacaagttattatttttaaaatagatactAATAATATCCCAGATGAATTATTTAAGACAGAAACAAATAATTAGGGTTTTTTCCCTTACTTTTTTAGATGCTAATATACTATTCGATTAAgacatatataattttcttttcatttaattaaattctcaatcttaataaatttgGGTAAATTGGGTAAATTCtcagtttttatatttttaactaaatacttgtatattttttttaattgtatttgttattatatttttcttttctgtattaacaaaatatgagattttagaaataaatataaaataatatcaaaatagttACTCGCtcttttaaattaagtattaatattatttttatattaataaaaaaacttgatattttttaacCCATGGAAATAATAAAACGAAGATAATTATtcagttaataaaaaaaataaatgacgattaaaaaactcaattgaaagagatataattttttttaatatttaaataaaaaaattagtaaaacatttattgaaaacatcaaatttatcatgaacttaACTCTTATACAAGTCTTTTTGTTATACATTAAATCTTATTTTGTGTCTCCCAAAATTTAGGTTAAAGTTCTGCAAGTTATTATTAAGGAGCCGAagcaaacaaaggagaaaggagaaaagGCTTTATTCATGATGTTGGTCGTAGTTAACTAAATTGAACTATACAAACCAGATCCTACGTCctataatttagtaaaatagGTCTCCTCATcgtatgaattttgaaaaacaaattaatgatccacaCTATTAAGCTACACTACTAtaaaaaaatgtcttattaattaataattattagtgactaaaagttattagacactataattaataattaatttagataataatttataaaataaaaaattatttagtacaaaaataattattattataaataaaaatttataattgatcttcgattgatttctaaaatttagctaccaaaaCTTTATCCTTTTAAGATTAGTCAAATGATTGTCAAATATGGTATCAAAgtaccttttttcttttttcttttgtaaattagtaGTTAAATTGATCATGactaataattttagttaagtaatgaaacattttattttttttgtagtgatataaatttttcatgaatttgctCAACTTAATTAGTTTAATCAATGGTTGTGACAAAGAGACAGAATGGTACAGAAGAAAGGAACCTGTGATAGGGTGGTAAATCCAACTGGGAGAAGAAATCTTCAAGTGCCTGAGGAGATTCATGCATGTCATATATCCCCATGCCCTCATATAGAGGACTTGTTGGAAAGGGTGGAACATAACCACTATCAGGAATTATGGATTTGTTGCGCATTTTTATCTCTAAAGGAAGATCGTGCACCAATTTCACCACT is a window of Vigna unguiculata cultivar IT97K-499-35 chromosome 4, ASM411807v1, whole genome shotgun sequence DNA encoding:
- the LOC114181702 gene encoding 2-oxoglutarate-dependent dioxygenase DAO-like — translated: MEASVPAVDFQKLSEGDDFQKLSEGDEWKKLREACEKCGCFRVINHPIPETLMREMKSVVKLVHDLPLEIKMRNKSIIPDSGYVPPFPTSPLYEGMGIYDMHESPQALEDFFSQLDLPPYHRQIVKTYSQAIHDLASTISQKMAKCLGVVGVDFKDWPFILRSIKYSFAPENIGQMGAQLHSDTGFITLLQDDETVTGLELLDDSGLFKAVPPKSGSFLCIIGDVGHVWSNGKFWNVRHRVICKETGTRYSFGAFMLAPRDGNVEAPTKLVEVHNGRRYRPFKYEDLREYRISTGKRNGEVLDQYRIA